A window of Caretta caretta isolate rCarCar2 chromosome 13, rCarCar1.hap1, whole genome shotgun sequence contains these coding sequences:
- the LOC125622553 gene encoding olfactory receptor 10D3-like: MGLVNHTVVTHFILLGIPNADGLQTILFIIFLAFYLCTLLGNLTIFSAILADPRLHTPMYFFLCNLSLLDIGISSIIIPKYLTILWGQSRVISLGGCMSQVFFGHFLGSTECLLYTVMAYDRYVAICHPLRYLLIMNRRVCALLAAGTWITSSFHATILTSLTFTLPYCGSNVVDYFFCDIFPVVKLACADTYIIETVTLTDIGLVPMTCFLLILASYIRIIYSVLNMNSAEGWRKAASTCASHLVVVTLFFSPCALIYTQPQRSKVLMTAVQIFGNAVTPMLNPAIYTLRNKEMKAALKKLRGGLMPAH, from the coding sequence ATGGGGCTGGTCAACCACACTGTGGTGACTCATTTCATCCTCTTAGGGATCCCCAATGCCGATGGCCTCCAGACCATCCTCTTCATCATATTCTTAGCCTTCTACCTCTGTACGCTACTGGGCAACCTGACCATCTTCTCAGCCATCCTCGCTGACCCCCGCTTGCACacccccatgtatttcttcctctgcaATCTCTCCTTGCTAGACATTGGAATCTCTTCCATCATCATCCCTAAATATCTGACCATCCTCTGGGGTCAGAGCAGAGTCATCTCGCTGGGCGGGTGCATGTCCCAGGTCTTCTTTGGGCACTTCCTGGGCAGCACCGAGTGCCTGCTCTACACTGTCATGGCCTATGACAGGTATGTGGCCATCTGCCACCCGCTGCGGTACCTGCTCATCATGAACCGGAGGGTGTGTGCCCTCCTGGCCGCCGGCACCTGGATCACTAGCTCCTTCCACGCCACCATCCTTACCAGCCTGACCTTCACGCTGCCCTACTGTGGGTCCAATGTGGTGGACTATTTCTTCTGTGACATCTTCCCGGTGGTCAAGCTGGCCTGTGCAGACACGTACATCATCGAGACCGTGACCTTGACAGACATTGGTCTGGTGCCCATGACTTGCTTCCTCCTCATCCTCGCATCCTACATCAGGATCATCTACTCCGTCTTGAATATGAACTCAGCCGAAGGGTGGCGCAAAGCGGCCTCCACTTGCGCCTCGCATCTGGTAGTGGTGACACTGTTCTTTAGTCCCTGTGCCCTGATCTACACTCAGCCCCAGCGGAGCAAAGTGCTGATGACTGCTGTGCAGATCTTCGGCAACGCGGTCACGCCCATGCTGAACCCAGCCATCTACACGCTGAGGAACAAGGAGATGAAAGCAGCTCTGAAAAAACTGAGAGGGGGTCTAATGCCTGCACATTGA